The Lycium ferocissimum isolate CSIRO_LF1 chromosome 1, AGI_CSIRO_Lferr_CH_V1, whole genome shotgun sequence genome includes a region encoding these proteins:
- the LOC132058550 gene encoding uncharacterized protein LOC132058550, translating to MAEIARQGKRKLEEEISVNTKENNVETEEYDSDDDMYAGNQRMTREMRDEYNRQIDESEGFDITLDLEWGVSIGAPIIPHRGGEEHDPRFNEISCLAIDAYNLQNNKRFEFVENVTVNTSLAAGYWCYNTFRARDSDAPNAVKTFQALGYWGISGKRILSFCRLKKTSSDEGKLINFHNSPCYLYCLYMPMLSMNFQYLCPLGISLSLVGFFLRWHVFFGGRDLWFF from the exons ATGGCAGAGATTGCTCGTCAGGGGAAGCGAAAATTGGAAGAGGAAATTAGTGTAAATACAAAGGAGAATAATGTGGAAACAGAAGAGTATGATTCTGATGATGATATGTATGCTGGTAACCAAAGGATGACCCGAGAAATGCGGGACGAGTATAATAGACAGATCGATGAGAGCGAG GGTTTTGATATCACTTTGGATTTGGAATGGGGTGTGAGTATTGGAGCTCCAATTATTCCACACCGGGGGGGTGAAGAGCACGACCCAAGGTTTAATGAGATTTCCTGCCTAGCTATTGATGCTTACAATTTGCAGAAT AATAAAAGATTCGAATTTGTCGAAAATGTGACTGTGAACACCTCACTTGCTGCTGGATACTGGTGTTACAACACCTTTCGAGCCAGGGATTCTGATGCTCCCAACGCTGTAAAGACATTTCAAGCATTGGGGTACTGGGGAATTAGTGGAAAGAGAATTCTTTCATTTTGCAGGCTTAAGAAAACATCCAGTGATGAAGGTAAACTTATTAATTTTCATAACTCCCCTTGTTACTTATATTGCTTATACATGCCTATGCTTAGTATGAACTTCCAATATTTGTGTCCTCTTGGGATTTCCTTGTCTCTTGTGGGGTTTTTCTTGCGTTGGcatgttttttttggggggagggATCTATGGTTTTTCTAG